Genomic DNA from Osmia lignaria lignaria isolate PbOS001 chromosome 6, iyOsmLign1, whole genome shotgun sequence:
tgtttctatatacatatgtatactctgcaaggcatgtaccgttcgcaatgaaacctttcacatttaataagagatatttccgcgatgatctcacttgcaaaaatgtatggaacttgttagcgttaaaaactatcgttatagcaattaaccaataagaacggtaaaccatcttacggcatcctacaaatgctgctcgttccactaaaaagtgtgaaataaaataatttttaacaaaaaaatacaaccgacttcgaaatgcactaaaaagtatgaaataatttctacttcatttatacaaatagctattaataaaacctatttactcgttaaataatatactaaatacatttcaaccttttcggaggcaacctatcaaatcgttattgacagcatcgtatatttgggtatttttaattttgcgccgcctccgaaaaggttgaaatgtatttagtatactctttaacgagtaaataggttttattaatagctgttgggtatttgtataaatgaagtagaatttatttcatgctttttagtgcatttcgaagtcggttgtattttttgttaaaaattattttatctttttctacGAACACTTACATTTCCTAACGTTTATCCCTCTCAGTACTATACAGGTAACAGAGTAGTTGGTATTTAGAACGCATAGAAACGAATGccaacaataaactttcattgttttcttttataattgacGATAGGAATGTTCCAAAGTTACACGTTGAGTCTCAGTTCGTTTTTTGCTACATACAAGAAATTCTACACCTTTCGAATACTAATGAACTGGAAACGTATCGGGATATTAAAAATAGACACACTTAGATAGAACAGTAGACCTATGTTATTTGACATTGCAAATGATGTTTACGAATGTTAAATGATACATACAACTTTCCATTGTAATGGCTCTGAAAATAAAACTGAATAAGGTAGAAATGGTATTTTTACCACGAACAATGGTTGAGTATATTAGTAGCGCTATTATCCTGACTATTTTAAACTGCTATAATtacgaaaaattataaaaattaccaCAAAAATGGAGGTTGATGGTAGTACTGGCACTTCACTGACCGTTCTGTTCGTAATTGTTACTGCCGTGACGTTATCATTTTACGCGAAGCAATATATTCTTATCTCGTTGTATAATATATTATCAGTCAAATTTCGCAATGATGAAActgttgaaaattatcaaaatttcgaAATGCAATTTACTAAAACAGATATAACCCGGTATATTCGAACCGTTTTCGTCAGTTCGTTTCTAGTACAATAGAGAAAGGGATAGAAAGATAATTGTTATCCAGTAATTTATCACAAGGTTAAATTATGTAAGACCATTAGAATTAAGTTTGACTTCTTGTGCGCGATAAGATTTGTCGATGACCTACAACCGCATGGTAAAactattttatagaaaattaacaaaatttcaattgtgagcttatatacatatgtatataaaataagtATTATGGGCCATCTGTGACCCACGTGAAACGCTGAGTCCAGAAAAAAGTCGCTAAAACTACTATTGATGATTCCATCCAAAGTAGATCGAGCTCGTATACAAAAATAAGCTGGCATTGAGAATAGAAACAAAAGCACACTTAAACACATTCTGATCATCTATTTTTGCAATTAAAGTTTCCGATGGAAAGTTTCTCAACCTGTTATCATCGTTCGTGATAAATTATCGCGACGAATTAACCAGTCATTGATCTCTCGTTTGCTCTTCAAACAAAACTTAATTCATTtgcaaatttggaaaatgacaCCAGGAAAAAAGGATGTTAAAAATGGTATCTCCGCTTCAAATTCACAAAATtgaatcttttttttcattatttatcttGTGCATCCATTAATCAATCGCGCATCGTTTGGAATTATCACAGACCGATTGGGATACTTAAAAATACCGATTCGAACAAACAGGTTATTTTCTCAGACGGTGTTCACGAGGTGATCGCATCTTAACCAACATCTGTGCTCGCTTGCAATTCGCTGGATCGCAGAAATTTTCCATTGCACGAGATTATCGACTTGTGCTCGTTTTCCGCTGACTGCTTTATCAGCGACACAATGTTTAAGAACGATTCGAATGGAAACACGTGTCGAGGTACTTTGgctagaaaataaaaatctaggAGGAAGAAGAATGGGGCATCGATTGATTCAAATGAAGGATGGATGACAAATGTCGGTGAAGGAAACGTGTGGACGGTGACACGTGCCGTTCGTGGACGACTGTGATACGCACGTGTTAACGATTATCATGACACTGCTAATCATTTGATACGTCTGCGACCAGCCTGCTTTGATTGCCTTTGATAAACACCAAGACGCACACCTTCAATTGCGATTCTGctcaaattttttacattgaaaactttcaatttatatttttcagagtagaaattaaaatttaaaatttgggAAGCCACTGCAGCTTCCATAATCTAAATAAGGATTacataattagaattttctttaattttttctcttttcattaatttatagaGGAATAGTATATGCTTATATCAGTTTTATGATGCCAGTAATTAACGATCTCCACGGTATTAAATATTCTTCTCTCTATCAGAAATGATAGAACATGGAATTTGTTAGAACTGGGCCGCTGATAATCACGTGCAAACTAATTAAAGAACCAATCACATTCCGTACATCGCCATCAACAAATAATCGTCCAAGAGGCTCGGATAGATAAGGGACGTTCATTAACTCTACTCATCCCGTATCTACTATTCCTTAACGAGACGACTTATTCTGCCTCTTTTTCCCCTTTTAAAAGCACCTCGCCATCAGAATGCGCGGTACTTTGGCGCCTAGTAAACAGCTTCCTGCTTTGGAAGTTATGCAAATTGTAAATTGTTTCGCAAGACTCCATTGGCTAAACGGTGTTTTACAGAGAAGATTATACATTCTGCTTGCGTCAGAGGTCACGCGATGCGTACTTTGTCGTTGATAAAGTTCACGATGATAACATCCATAGAGAAGCGGAATGAACTCGGACCGACTAGATCCGCGCGGGAAATGACTAGATGCGGTCAAAATGATAGAATCATTGACCATTTATTGAATTCAATAAAACCGTCTACTATAGCGTATGATAGCTATTGACCCTgttgttgaaaaaattaataataatcgtgTATCTCTTAAACAATATTCGATTTGTGGTTTAAAAACTGTTAAAAGTAACGCTGGAATAAAAATTACGTAAAAGgaagttaaaaaaaatttatccgCAATTTTTCGCAGTCGGTAGGACTCGAACCTACGCTCCCAGAGGGAATCTGATTTCTAGTCAGACGCCTTAACCACTCGGCCACGACTGCTACGTTCATTGCGTTCATTTTCATTCTACTTCcaggaaaaaatgaaatacaaatagattatttctaattaaattattgaaacagTCTAGTGTAATAGTAACAGCACTGTAACAGTATGACGCAAGTTGATGGATACCGGATGAAGCCTTTGGTGGTGTCAtgcgttaattataaattaattgcaagATTAATTCACAAGTGAAAAGACAAAATTTTGATTCCCTTTGATTCTATCttttagaaatcagtcaaagtaagcacaagaccgaaaaatgattaaaataattgtttgataaagttgtatttaaaaaaaaaccgccataaattaaatatctttaaAAATCGATTCCTGCGCCATCTCTTTAACAACGGCTGAAattactcaacaacttaccgatggattttttttattgataaagaCGACTAGGTCTTTACAAGCCCATGTGCCggttttttaaatgtaatttaaacaTGTTTATGCGTGTCAGGGTGGAATGTGCCGATACAAACAAGTATAGGTATGTATAAATTAACTACAGAAAAATATAACATTGTTCTTATATGGGCGTTTTCTTCATTACCGACTTCGACGCCGGCCGCCATATGTTTCGGAAGATCGATCGGTAAGTTATTGAGTAGCTTGAGCCCTGTTTGAAGAGATGGCGCTGAGgtcgaattttaaaaacatttaatttaTGCCGggatttttaaaatacaagcttatcaaacaattattgtaataaattttcagtTTTCTGTTGATTTTGAGTGATTCCTAAAAAATACAATCAAAAAAAGTCAGAACTGTGTCTCTTCAACTGTAAGTATGTTACTAGCACCGACGAGAGGCTACTAAAGACTGCCACCCTCTGTGTTAAAGTGCGGCAGGCCAAGTGGGCCCAGTGGGTGAAGGGTACGATCAGTAAATGGCTGTGAGCATTTGGAGGTGATGTTGCGGATAATAGATAATGTAAGTAGAATAATGATATTATCCCTTGTATCGCCGATCAGACAATTTAAGAACTGTTATACCACCAACGAGATAGGTAATTTAGACTTGGCACAGCACCTgcgaaataattatattgtcgGTGCTGCCCCTAGTCGAAGGGCCTCTAACTGTTTATTCCATGGGGCCTGTGTAACATTtgtatcaaaattttattttaaaggaaATGGTAATTTGGAATGAAGAGGTAAATTCTTGCAGAGTACAAACAGAGATGGTTTCTTTGTAAAATAGGTTTTGTGGCCCTGAAAAGGGCCAATTGGTATGTATTCTTCAACGAATTACTTTTTCGCCGCTGCTCTTGCGACTTTTGGAGACTTTGCTGTTTTTGGTTTTGGAGTTTTCGTCTTTGCTGCTGGTGCCTTAGTGGCTTTCTTCGTTTTCGATAAATTTTTCGGTGGTGGTGGTGCCTTTTGCTTCGCAGATTCTGCTTTCTTTACAGCAGCAGTTTTAGCTTTCTTGGGAGAAGGAGGTTGTTTCTTGGCTGCCGCGGCTGATTTCTTCACAGCGGGTGCTTTCTTCGGGGCAGCCGCTTTCTTAGGACTCGCTGGCTTCTTCTCCGCAGCTTTCTTCTCAGCTACTGCAGGTACGGTCTTTTTCACAGAACGTTTGGATTTGCTCTTCGATTCGAGACCCTTCGAAGATATGGACAGCTTGAACGAGCCAGAGGCACCTTTTCCCTTGGTTTGCACCACCGCACCGGTAGTTACGGCAGCTTTCAAGTACTTCTTAATAAATGGCGCCATTTTTTCACCATCAACCTTATACGTCGTTGCTATGTATTTCTTGATAGCTTGAACTGACGATCCCTTGCGATCTTGCAAGGCCTTGATAGCAGCATTCACCATCTCCGCAGTTGGTGGATGGGACGATTTAGAACGTTGCGATTTTATCTTTGATTTTGCAGACTTTTTCGCAGGCGACGGGTTTGTCCCCGCATTTTCCACTGCTGCAGTATTTCCAGAGCTGTTCTTCTCCTCCATTTTACACAAAAATGAACAATAACTGTGTGAATGCAACAAACTTTCACGGTCCGTTCACAGAGTGCGCTTCGGAAGCCAGAAATCGAGGTACTAGTAGGAAAGGCACGGACCGGGAAGAGAGGCCTCTCCTCTGTTTCCAATATCACGATGTTGAGAATCCCGGACTCACACCGAAAGATTTATGATTTATGCAATTATTTGTTCAATTCAAAGCACATATTAGGCATGTAAGGTTTCAGTTATTGTCAATAGTTTTCAACGGTATCGTTGAATGACAAATTGATCTCAATTTACAGCTGTTATATTCGACTGAAGTGACATAGTCTCACGGTTGTTCTTGTTTAGGACTACACCAATCTTGGAAATTAAGTAAAAAATAGTAGAATATTTAACCCAAAATGGTTTCTCTTGCTAGAATAGGTGTCCTAATATTAAACCTATCGATTTGTATACATCAATCGTTAATGGAGTTTCGATATTATCAGAAATTCCAAGAGTTTTACGCGGAAAGAAATACAATCATCAGGAAGATGCGACGCAAATGGTTGACATTATAGTCATTTATATAATACCATTAATCTGATTAATAGTATTCAATTATGCACGACAATATAGACAAGAATATGGAAGTGGATTTATTTAACAACTTATCTcgcattaatttaaaatattgcacACTCTGGTCGAGAAGTTCTGAATCAGCATACTTTGATGCTTTGAAATGATATTTCAGTTTTATAAAAGTGCTTGTACATTGTTATACATaatgcaatttcaattttatctaatttaaaaattaatactgtTCAGAAGTCTACTTGTTGATGACaaaatataacatttaattGTGAAATATAATACCACCACAGGTACTTTGAGCGTCATGAGCTATACCTGCCATTTATGAATGTATATCAAATGCTTCAACGTTGAATGCAGATGATGTACCATcaatattgtatataaaaatagaacTGGACAATGTAAAAGATTAGTTCACTAAATATTTACAgggaaaaattaaatcaatGATTTCGGacatatacatatacttatTCGGACATATAATGATTTCGGACTGCAGAAAGTTATTGATGACTTGACGATGTTGTTTCGGTATTCCACTATTATACAGTGATGAAGCTGAATGAGTGTATCTTTGTACGAATAATTATAAATggaatacaatattaattatgatataGACCTTAACTTTGACCAACAACAAAAGACCATGTCGGTTAGGATTTAAAAGGTTCGAAGCGGAGTATTTTATTTCAGTCTAGAGAAATACTTGAAGATTTGTCTTGTAAAAATTAACATaagtttgtttttattattttgtttatttacatgttaaaataattatagttCCTGTTTTAATAATTTCCTGCTTTCAGCTTTCTACAAGCGAGTCTTTCTAACTACGAAGCAGGAAATATGGAGCATCAATAACATTCGACATTATTCACAACTCATTTGTTTGCATACATCTGTGACACAGCTCAGTGACAACTCATTCATTCAGCACTGACTTCTTCACAGGTTGTGAGCTGTTACTAAACATTAATCGCTTACTGATTTGTTTATGCGAAACAGCTATACGTTTGTGTATCTGGGCAAGGGAAGAGAGCAAGAAAGTGCACCCTTGGCTGTGAATGATGCGTGTGGACTGAGCGTTTCTAATAGAGAATTACATATGGCAGGAATTTAACAAGTACCATGTATTAATTTTCTTCGTGCTAAAAtaaattttgcttttaatttctaaactgtaatgtattaacattttttaagtGTTCGCCtaataatgattaataatttggTTAACTGTATATGCACTGATGGTTTTTACGTAATTATTGTATTCGTATTGTAATTTCGCTGCATACTTTTGGTTTTAGCAATACAAAATTGTACTCAACAAGTACAGTGATcgcttaataattcaaacaaaaatattattaccAAATGTTAATATTACTATAATATACACTGTTACTTctattgacattgtttttgtgTCGAGTAAAGTGCTATTGCAAGCTAACAATAGTATCaaaataatgtatatttaataataattaatggatATGTTGAAATGATAGAAGTTCTATGTTTAAATTTTTTGTTGGCCCTAAAAAGGGCCGTTTTTAAGTAAAAACTTAATCGCAGTGATAGTAATTTAACCACCAAAACCATAAAGGGTTCTACCTTGACGTTTCAAGGCATAAACCACATCCATGGCAGTAACAGTCTTCCTTTTTGCATGTTCGGTGTAAGTGACAGCGTCACGAATAACGTTCTCAAGGAAAACTTTAAGAACACCACGTGTTTCTTCGTAGATCAAACCAGAAATACGTTTTACACCACCACGGCGGGCAAGTCGACGGATAGCTGGCTTCGTGATACCCTGAATATTATCACGAAGTACCTTCCTGTGACGCTTTGCTCCTCCTTTTCCCAATCCTTTTCCTCCCTTTCCACGACCGCTCATTTCGACTAATACCCACTTCTACGTAAGATCAACAGAATAATGTGATATTTCTCCAAAGTCAAATTATTATATAGCAGTACCAACTGTCCTTCCCCCTCCATCGCGCCATGTCCAGTACATAACCCTACCGTCACGCGCTACTGAGCTCTCCCCACCACACGTACTCCAACCAATCAGAGCAGAGGTGGAACTCTGATCTACAAGCATATAAGGGAGGCAGAGTCACCGTTGCGTCATTCTGGTTTGGGAGTTTGAACGGAGCATACTTTATCGTCGGTGACATGGCTCGTACTAAACAGACTGCTCGTAAATCGACGGGTGGAAAGGCTCCACGGAAACAGTTAGCTACCAAAGCTGCTCGTAAAAGTGCGCCTGCAACGGGAGGAGTGAAGAAACCTCATCGCTATAGACCTGGAACTGTAGCTCTCAGAGAAATTCGAAGATACCAAAAGAGTACGGAGCTCTTAATCCGTAAATTACCTTTCCAACGTCTCGTTCGTGAGATAGCACAAGATTTCAAAACGGATCTTCGTTTCCAAAGTTCTGCTGTGATGGCTTTGCAAGAAGCCAGCGAAGCTTACCTTGTTGGACTTTTCGAAGACACTAACTTGTGCGCTATTCATGCCAAACGAGTTACAATCATGCCAAAAGACATCCAACTTGCTCGCCGTATTCGTGGAGAAAGAGCTTAAGTTTTAAGATCTACCTTTTATAATCATCGGCCCTTTTTAGGGCCCAATTTTTTTCAAACGAAGAGCACTTTCGtgaacattttattaaaatttcaaatatactCTACCTACAGTATGTCCGCGCTAAAGTGTGACAgacgttttatttcgtaactattgataatagaaaaaattgtttatatggcaattgcacggtaaaatgggaactatgttttggccgaaatgaaaaatctttcacattaatagtttaaaagatatgatggtcaagttttgttttttagttggaaccatatattttcgCTCTTCTCTTAATTTTTTCCCGAAAAAATCAGATAAAGGCTATAATATATCCGACGCGTCCGGGAAGACTCATCGGATCGTGACCGAACTTGGTATGGTGATAGACCTTGACCTCCATAGTAACCGCCTTGAATATTATTCGGTGCACgcttttggtttccgagatatgaggtTCGAAAGTTTGGTTTTGGACTTGGTCAAAATTCGATTTCATGGGTAATCTAAACTCATCCGTTGTGACCAAACTTGGTACGTTGATAGATCATGACCTCCTTAGCACGACACCATGTATATCGGGTCTGGTTGCTATAGCGACTCATCGGAGGAGATCACTGTGAACTTttgaatcaagagaagagcgttTTTTTCCTATCGGAAATGTAACTggttttcagatcatgtgatagtgcttcttAAGACTAAttaattaagctttaatgtatacactcgattataattagttttcaaaatataacgtttacaaattttccgattttcagtagatacgtttcGGTTTGaatggcaagtcgtaaaagcggccctattgcggtttcttttcctttgggtctgccgttcctagcgtagacccccgctgAGGCACTGACCGCTACAATAGGGCCACGAACACGTGGCACCATGCCATTTCTCTACctaaattattattagttttTATGCAGAAAACCAATCAGGAACACGTGCTTGAAGCAGGTGTTAAACTTGTTACATCCTTAAACAGAGTCTGTACCATAACGTATCTATGCACCAATGTTGGACATTCTTATCTACTCTACCAAATATTAATTGCTAGATAGTATTAGTATAAGAAGGAATTTAAAATCACAGAAGTGATCGGTAATCAAagtgtaaatattaaatattacgtTTACTCGACAACAAATTGTTCGAGTTGTCGATACAACTATGCACTCTCAGTCGTTAGAAATCATAGAACTTGTTTCACAAACGCGCGTACTTGCTCAGTCATCCGCAATAAAATAATGACAAATAAAATCACAACTCACGCGACGAGTATCCACTTGTGTCAAACGCCCGTATCATATCACCGCTGCCTATCCTTTTGAAGAGGCAGGCGTTGCATCGTTGCATCGTTGCATGTCACAGCGTGCTACGGCACGGTCAATatctcttcgtttcttgaaagaaacgatTTGGCAATAGGAGTAGGCCACTACAATCATCTCCTGCACCTCCGGAGCGTATTGTAGCGAGCGGAACGTTGTTCGAGGAGAATTCGTCGCGCAGCCAGCGCAGACTGCCTGGAATAGAGTACAACTTGTTGCGCGGGATGGAACGACACTGAGCGAGCAAAATACAGGAACGAAGGGGAAACAAGTCGAGGCATAAAACATGCAGACACGGAAGGGAAGTTGAACGACATCATGTTTCCATAACGGTGGGAAAGACCATCTGTTTTACACCTAAGATACTCGAAATTCAATGCACCCCTTTTACAAGTGAAAACCACACACGGAGGATTGCGTGTTTTCCTCCACTGTGTATTTCCACGATTTTGTCACCGACAGGGAAACAATGTAACTTTCTGTATCGATCAATGCCAATCATAAATGCAAGCTATGCATTACCGTTCGCTGTATTGCATTAAGCTAGATTAATGTTTCAAACGATTCACATAAGATAATGATAGTGGAGCTAATGCATCGTGCGTCGGGGTGGGGAGCAGCAAGATTCTTGATCGTCCAACTTCGCAGATGCGTTTTGACGTTCATAGAGCAATGAATCGTTCGAGGCAACGTTATTATGGAGTTAGCAGAATTTTACTATCGGTACTCGGTCTGTGGCCGTATGATAATAATAGATCGGTCAAGACTGTGAAAAGATTATCTATCATGGTATTTCTCGTTGCCACTGTGGTGTTCCAGgtatgataattttatttttggagAATCGTCTTTGGGAATCAAACTGAAAAGCTAAAGTAAGCTATACTATGCTATGCtaagttttacaaattttattttaatacatttatatGGAAAGCTAAGTCACGATATGCTGTTTCGTTTTTTATGCTAAGATTCCTTCGTCAACGATTTTTCGGAACCATCTTAAACTGGGGATGAATGCAGTGGGGTTTTAAAATTATCATATACAACAGTATAGCATAAAAAAATTTAGCTTCGGTGGATACTGTAAAAATTTTATAGCATAACATCGCATGGCATAGCTTAACTTAGCTTTTGTTATTTCACCTCTGCATCCCTGCATCCCATACATCCCTGTACGTGATTGATTGAGACGGATAAATAGCATAagattccaattttaatttggaAATCTGATTCGATCAACCTTTCTTAAGAAGGTTTTCTTTTCTTACTGATTGCTTTCAGTTAGCAGCGTACTTTCGGTCTCCAGAATGCGACGAAAACCCTTTGATAAACACTACATGTTACATTCTTATTGTTTGCATATGTGCTGTGAAATACTGTACCTTTTGGGTCAACGAAGAAGGtgtaagttttataaaaatttagaaaagctTAACTTTTATCGTTTAATTCGATTCAACATTTTTTGTGACTTTAGATAAAGGAACTAGTTGACGCGATTGGAGATAATTGGCTATTCTTGAATAACAAAGATGAACAAGAAATAGTCGCAAAATACATGAAAGGTGGAATGCTTTTAACCTATATTTTTGCATGTAAGAAAAGGATTCCTGTTTGTTGATTTTATGACCTATATCGTTGAATATATTACATCTATCTTTTTCAGTTGCGATTTCTATGTTATGTTGTATATTTGTCTATTTACTACTGAAAAAACCCTCGGATTTCGATTTCTGTCAATCTACTGCAAACTTGTACTTAACGTTAGACTATTTTACCGAGGATCAAAAATTTGTTTACGTCGTTACTTTGCATGTAACTGTTCTTTATGCTTGGATGGGAATAGCTTTTATTGGAACTGAATCACTAATCATGTCGCTTTTTTATGAGAATGCTGGTTTATTCGAAGTAATTCGGTAAGAAAATTAAATGCATTCTTCATAATCTTATTAGGAATATAATAAGTTacagatttattattaattgttcgCTAATTGAACGCTGactcatattttattttcatagacaTCGAATACAGAACGCGTTTAGTAAGGAAACATTGAATATACCGGGTATTAAGAAAGAGAAAATAGTGCAGAATAAATTGGTCG
This window encodes:
- the LOC117601378 gene encoding histone H1-like — its product is MEEKNSSGNTAAVENAGTNPSPAKKSAKSKIKSQRSKSSHPPTAEMVNAAIKALQDRKGSSVQAIKKYIATTYKVDGEKMAPFIKKYLKAAVTTGAVVQTKGKGASGSFKLSISSKGLESKSKSKRSVKKTVPAVAEKKAAEKKPASPKKAAAPKKAPAVKKSAAAAKKQPPSPKKAKTAAVKKAESAKQKAPPPPKNLSKTKKATKAPAAKTKTPKPKTAKSPKVARAAAKK
- the LOC117601381 gene encoding histone H4 — translated: MSGRGKGGKGLGKGGAKRHRKVLRDNIQGITKPAIRRLARRGGVKRISGLIYEETRGVLKVFLENVIRDAVTYTEHAKRKTVTAMDVVYALKRQGRTLYGFGG
- the LOC117601379 gene encoding histone H3, coding for MARTKQTARKSTGGKAPRKQLATKAARKSAPATGGVKKPHRYRPGTVALREIRRYQKSTELLIRKLPFQRLVREIAQDFKTDLRFQSSAVMALQEASEAYLVGLFEDTNLCAIHAKRVTIMPKDIQLARRIRGERA